In Carassius auratus strain Wakin chromosome 20, ASM336829v1, whole genome shotgun sequence, the genomic stretch cataaaacattaaaatgtataattctcGCTGGTAAATTttaagttgctgtaaaaaaaaattttatgaaCTTGCTcacatattttttattgatttttttttttattgatcacaTACAATGAGTGGGATCTCTGTGATTGTGTCTTTCCAGCATGACTGAACTGGAGAAGGAGATCAATAATCTTCGCAGTGGCTTAAAGAGCGTAGAGAGCGTAAGTGCTGCATGATTCCTCTTTTTCAGGCTTAAAAGCAAATCATGTACAGCGTGTCTGTCTCTCATGCAGGAGCTAGAATTCCAGAAGAAGCGTCCTCAGGAGTATGGGGATAAGTTTGTGTCAGTAGTCAGCCAGTTCATCACAGTGGCCAGTTTCAGCTTCTCTGATGTCGAGGACTCCCTCAGTGAGGCCAAAGAACTGGTGAGTGTGTGTTGCTCTGCATTTGTTTGAGTGTGTATTTTTAAGATGCACATCCTGGTGCTCAGCATTTCCTTCAAAGGCCAGCTGGAGGAACAGGCTGCGCTCACTCTGGACGTCCTGCTGCGTGCAGGAGCTGACCTTCAGCCTCTCGCTGTGAACGCTTCCTGTGTAGTGACCCTGGCACTTTCACTGGCCTCTGGGGGCCCCACAGGACACAGAGAGGGAACAGAACATTTAACTCTTATTGCTTTCGAAAAGTCCATCTGTGCAGAGGGAGGCAGCTGTAAACACGCACGCTTAACAATATCTTCAGTCCTTTGAGGGGAAATGGGTTTTGAATGTTAATATATCTCATAAATGGGACAGCCcacatttaagttttttaaaatgtactctTTGTGTTCATGTTAACGTCATATTTctatgatatattatttattatttaatgcatataattattgtttaataaataggacgtattattaatatatattagtaacaccacacttatgttttgtttgtttgttttagttttatttaaattactgaaaaatatTAGTTAACAATACCACCACTGCAAATGATTTGATATTTAGGAGTCTTACTGACTTGATACACACAGGGGTCCTCGTTATGATATCATCATCTCTTTTTGTTTTGGGGTTTTCCAGTgtctttcaaatattaataagcagtgaaagatatatttttttctaataatatatatatatatatgtatatttgtttctttttttttgcataaaaacatttattagaaaaaaatatatctttcactgcttattaatatttgaaagactctgaaaaactttttttaattacattttactactttttaatgAGCCTTTTTCTTTATAATGCTATCATGAggtaaaatgtacacataaattTACACACATAAATGCACCATAACATGCCACGTGCATTCTATAGCAGAAAAGATGGATCTGCAACCCAACCTAGGCCTCTTGTCTGAAGTCTGAGACTGATAAGAAGAGATATAAAAGCAGGGCAAAGGAGAAATAAAAATATGCCCCTTGGCTCAGGCACATACAGGCCCACGGAGGAGCTGTTCCATATGGCAGTGATAAAGGCACATCAAAGGCATTGTGGGAAGACTAGTCCTCCTCCCCTGTGGTGAGACGGCACGAGGCAGCAGCAGTGCCACGGCAAGACTTCAGTCCCCTGTGTTCAGCCTGCAGTCAGTCACTGGAGAAATCTGGGTTAACAACACCAATTTATGCTTGGCTACCGGTGACCGGATAACTAGCAGTGTGTCACACACTTCATTTACCAGAAGTTCATTAGACCCCCAGAGTTTGTTATAATGCTGCCTGGCCATTTCACTGCAATTTGTTCCTCTTGGTTTGCACTTTCTTTGGACTGTAGaacattctttatatatatatatatatatatatatatatatatatatatgtatatatatatatatatatatatataacgaatatttattttatttaaatatcatatatGATACAAGTTTTATGCTACTTTTCctacctttttttaaataaataaaaaaatgtccctCAGCTGGATTATGAGCCATGTTTGTTCCTCTAAAATATTTACGAGTTTTTCTTGAGGCTTTTCCTCAGGATTTTCTTGAAGTATTCATGTTCACATCATTACTCTGAAAGTAAAGAGAGCAGGAAATAACTTTCATATGACCAGTGCTCCTGTTCTCCAGTTCTTAAAGGCAGTCAAGCACTTTGGTGAAGATGCTGATAAGATGCAGCCCGATGAGTTCTTTGGGATATTCGACCAGTTCTTGCAGTCCTTTGCAGAGGCCCGTCAAGAGAACGAGAACATGCGCCGACGCAAAGAAGAGGAGGAGCGCAGGGCACGGATGGAGGCTCAGGTCCGTGAGCTTTCAAATTCAGTTAATTTTgaagtttttaataattcatcatttaattatttattattgttgttatcttAAATGAGTAATACGTGTATTTGTTTTTTGAATGTTCGCAAATATACTATATTTTACAACAAGTATTTCGctacttttaatttatatttttaaacataaaaaatctcaGCTGATAACGTTAGCGTGTGTCATACATGTTGTTCCGTTCGTTTGGTTAAATTGGTCCAGACCAAAAAGGAAAATGGCATTCACACTGGCATTTTTAACAGCGAACCTATAGTTACCGAAACAAAAGGCAGTGATAAGTTCATAACCTGATTGGTTGGGATAAATGACGTATATTTTGTGACAGAACACTCAAAACAAGAAAAGAAGGTATATTTGACTTGGTGTATAACATCAACGTTCCCATTCACGTTCGTTTGGATTCAGTCCGCTTGTTTGGTGCGTACCAAGTTTCCAACAGCAGCGTTCACACTTACTCAAACGAAGCGCACTAACAGAGCAATCGTTTTAATTGAACCAAACGTGACAAGTGTGAACACATCCTTAATCAATTGACAGCATCTGCTGCAATACTagaataatgcattaatgctCTAGCCAAAACACTTAAGAGGTCCATAACTCATCTCTTCATTtttcacccattcactgccaaatCTGACATCATCTTTTCGATATCTTTCAGCTCAAGGAGCagagggagaaagagaagaaGGCTCGAAAAGCCAAAGAGAACGGAGAGGATGATGGGGGCGAGTTTGACGACCTGGTGTCAGCTTTGCGTTCTGGAGAGGTTTTCGATAAAGATCTGTCCAAGATGAAGCGCAATCGCAAACGCATCAACAGCCAGACGTCCGATGCCGGCAGGGAGCGTCCAATTACCAAGCTCAACTTCTGAACGGCGGTCAAGCTGACCAACCACTGAGACGCATTTCATTACAACCCAACAACCTCCCTGTGGTGGTGAATCTGGTGAATCCCCTCAGAGGAAAGCATGTTTACCCAAAGACGGTCAGCTTATCATGTGTCATGTGACTGTAATGGGAAACCTGTCCAAACGAGAGAGAAAAGACTCTCAGAAATTAGGAAAACAGCTGCCAAATAAACctaatttaatgatttatttcatCAAGAGTGCTGGAGCACCTGAATATTATCAGAAATTGAGATAACTGTGGGTTTACTGAAACTCGGCTCATTTGACCATAGAAACTGCAAATCTTGTCAACCCCAATTTTTCTTCCTGTAACCAAACAAATCGCCAAAAGTAACACTCATCTGAATGTCTCCATTTCTTGCTTTTCTGACTGATTCAAAGTGGGAATAGATGTTATTTAAAGATTCAATGACAAGTCTGTACATAGGTCAGTGAAAAGCTGTAAAGTGACTGTACACCTTTAAGAGAAGGATTTTGCCCTTTAgacaaaaggtgttttttttgtgtgtgtgtgtgagtgttttaaaggaatattacTGATATTGATAACCAGGGTTCTGGGTTGCTTTTTCAGAAAGAGGACTGCATTGTGATATTCAATACAGACTGACTGGGAATGGTTTTTTAAAGGTGTGTTTTTAGGGGCCTCTGGAGCCTATGTTGTCTCAAACACTTTGGATGGTCATTGTACAGACTCTATGCAGTTTCTGATGTCAAGTGTTGGTCTCTGTTTGAGGAGTTTTCATGTGAAATGAAGTCATATTTAAAATGCTCTGTAAGTAACTGGATCAAGGCAATACTCTTCTTCCCTTAACGTTCTTCCATCCTGTCTGGAATCTCTCCTGGCTTTTTATTAGCAGCCTAGTTTATGTTGTAAAAGTTGCAAAGTTTCCTTTTTCAGTGTAAGATACCTCCATtggaattttataatttaatgaaaacaCAACCTTCCATTGTCAGATGAATCATAAGAGAATAAATGGAAGAATCCGAGTcgtattttcttttatgttgtcAATTTAAGTTTCGTCTGATTGTTAGTGAATgttaatgcaaaaaaagaaacattatatatattatatacatatataaaaaaataaagaaataaatacacacacacacacacacagtacatagAAGCCCACACTGCTATAGCTCatgaatcacattttaatataatgtttcagTCATGCAGTCTTCATCAGGCAAAAACATTCCAAATgttatttgaaaatgattaaaaacaatgtCACTACACTTCAGATGATGTCCTCTGGTGGGCAATATTAGCAATTACAATGTTAAACTTGTCACCCTTAATAGAACCAAACATTATAAGAatgaaaactatatttttgtgaaatatagAAGTAATTGTTGgtgtatggtaaaaaaaaaaaaaagttaaaaaaactatataatatgtTTATTCAATGTCTAATCATGATTTCCTTTATAAAGAACCTCCATCAGAAGATTCACATGTCTCTGAGCTCAGAAAACCTGTGATACTCTGCGATCACATCAGAAGCAGAAATATCAGTTGTAATCTTTAAGTCAGCGCAGAAGAAAACCTCCTCTCAGAGGGTCATCGCTCTCTTGGGTGAAGCTGGCCACACCGCTGTAGTGAGCATGACCTGTGACCTCCACTACCACAGCCCTGAAGTCCCCACACGTGGTCTCCTGCAACAACAGGTTGATTACTGGATTTGTTAAAGAATATAAGCTACATTTTCAGGACTAGACCCTTAAATGACAGGTACTTCTATTGCTTTTCCTGTAAACACTGATCCTGTAGCTCCACTCTTGAAGCTTCTGGTCTGGTTCAGTCCAATCAGGCCTTTATGGTACTGAAGAGCTATACGAGCAGTGACGCCTGACCCTGTAGGGCTTCTGTCCACCTGACAACACATATAACAAACCTCAGTCACAAAGAGCAAAAGACCAGTCGCCATCAACCAAATTATTTCATTCTAGGATGAAGTGAACAGTCCTAAAGTCCAGAACTTCCTTTACATGGATTCAAATAAACAACTGATTTTACCTGTGcatcagcaaacacacacacattggccGTGGGCTCTTCAGAAAAAGCATCTTTGCCGTCAGTAAGGATTGCGCCATAGAGGAAGGCCAGATCCTCACTGACTGGATGGTGCAGCTTTACCTAGAGTCATCGCAACGATTAGTCCGGTCAATTATGCAAATTACAgactaataaaatacaatgctgaataaagtaggtTTATGTTTCCTTCACTtgcccaatttttttttattttttttatataaaatcttaagaatctaattttattttaatttcatcattatttttgaattagctttatttttatattccagttttcattttaatttgagtgaGTACGTTTTAGTCATGGTATGTGTTTTtaacataagattttttttttctaaatagctttattttattttaagttttactaATTTTAGTATTTCACCTTAAACCTTCAATGAATTACTAAGGTGAACATTTCTAATGTTCTTCAGTTTTTAAgtgatatttagattttattttagctcatttcaattaacaaaaatgccTTCTAAgctagttttagttaacaacaacaGCAGTTACCTGGGATTTCACAGCATCACTCACAGCAATGGCTGCATCCACCAGATCTCGGGTCTTGGACTTGTTCACATCCAGTCCAAATTTCTCAGAACTCACAAAAGCATAAAGAGCTCCACCATAACTGATATCCACAGTGATGGACCCATATCCTGGTACCGAgacacacacatctaaaaaaacaagGATGGCAAAGAATGAAACAGCTCTCTCAAAGAcaatttaaatatgatattatactaacacatacatatacaagtTTGGCAAGTGATTAATGAAAtaccatttaaaaatatgtttcaaaGTGACACATGATTTGAACATAAacttgcaaatgttttatgatcATATTGTCATGACCACACCATATTGCTCACCTGTAGCGAAAGCAAAGGCTGGCACACTGTGGAATCTGACAGCTCCAGTTTTTCCATTGGAATACTGTGTAAAGGCCTTCACTAAGCCACAGGGGCAGTGTATGTTTATCTGCGTCTCTGGTGAAGTGGGGGCTTTGATCAAGCCATAATCCACCGCAAAGCGCCCGAGAGCAATGACAGCGTGGCCACACATGGTGCTGTACCCTTCGTTGTGCATGAACAAGACGCCGAGATCCGCCTCTGCTAACTCACTTCTGACCAGCAGGGCTCCGTACATGTCATAGTGACCACGGGGCTCGAACATTAACACCTTGCGAAGATGATCGAGATGCTCTCTCACATAGCGTCGTTTGGCAAGGATGGTGTCGCCCTTCACCTCTGGATACCCACTCAGGATAATACGCAGCGGCTCTCCGCCTGTGTGCATGTCCAGCACTGATAACACCGAGCCGGAGTGAGGGGGGAGCTTTGGGAACTCCATACAGCAGTCTGtagtggaaaaaataaacaacatgttGAATGAAAAATATACTTGAAATAGTCTCTAAACTAATGTAAGTAGAAGGCATTGTCCCAGATTTGGCATGCAATGACTTTTTATATGCAGAATTATGCTAATAAGAATAAGACAAGATACATTTCTGTTTTAGTAAGGATGACTTACCCATTCAGACTATCTACACTGACACTAAACGAGTATGTCTTTTTGGTAACGTAAGAACTCTGGGTGGGAAATGGCATCCTTGAGCTTTTTAATGTTCAATGTTTAATATtccattaaataattatatgtttGATCTTCATGCATTCTGGGACcataaaaaagcacattttctTACAACAGGCCAATTAGACCCCTTACCCTAATCCTAGGAATAATGCACAAATGTAACTGTAACGTTAACAGCGAACAGAACTGTCTAGCGCTGGTTTCCTGAAACTATTTGAGATCATGCAAAAAGTATCTTACCGTCACAGCTGTAACGTTACACTGTTGAAACTTATGAGAAAGACAGCACGTTCAGTGAAAACGTCAACAAACAGAAAACCTTACATTTGAATAACAGCGTCTGTTAACTAAAACCTGCTCGTTTTACGACCTTTAGTGTTATGCTTTTCCAAACTCCAGTCCAGTTGGACGGTTGTGCAGTGGCTCTTTATTGCCTCTCTGTGGCCTGGATGAGAAGTACAATTAAACTTAATAATGTATCATCCTGAAGGAACCAATCTAAAAGTGATCGGATTGATATGTTGCTATCAGTTGCTAGCTCGTCCTAAGTTAGTTTTAACCAATGATCATTATAGAGCAATattgctcaagggcatctcagtCGTGGTTCCACCTCTACATGCAGACACACAACTGTACAAAttaatttatagatttaaaacccattCCTGAACCTGCAGACCCATGTTCtcacttgcttggacattgctgctgatcctgaagaccttgcttatcttaggtgtgtttattcggggtagctaaactttgcaggacactggccttccaggagcaggactgagcGTCCTGACATTAGctctttacattcagtgcatgtgatttaagAAATTGTACAGTTTGAAGTGTGacgtttattcttgtacacagatatggcatattcaagGCAGTACACATGAAATTCGTGTATTTATTGGtcatttaaactgatttaaacagaaatcctgtcgtcccctctagtggacattaggttttaaggccttcattgctcagataacaaaagtcactaggattttttgagaaggtaaaagtctgaccagttacagcaacgcgAGGCAGGCGAGTCtaaagatctgagctgaatttggtgaaagtttTAGTCCGTTTCAATTactgttataataaataataataatgttcaaatatatgttggctttcacAAAACCCAACTAAGCTAAGAAGAGAAACATTAACCAATTTAGTAtgcaataaaactaatattactaattgatttaatagatttaactttattttcacaattatttattaatgtcacacacatacCCAGTCCTGTTTGACTTTAAAGACGAGAGGGGGTAAGTGTTACAGACATATAATCgtggaaatgttcagtctattgttcatttttatttccacttttatccaaggagacaaaactatttgctctgtatttatcagtgggacaatattcatacaatactataacctagaaataattgaAAGGGgtcacttgcaagtcacagcagcgcaaattatgtgcccagcaacatctgaattaaatattatgttaattaacagtgagcggtggtttcagacattatagtactgactcttattttgcctgaaagaaAAGACTgagctgaaggcggagcgattcaaccaatcagattaaagcagcgtttcagcgccgcccacaagtgcgaattaaAAATTGAAGCCATAAAGCAATTTGTAAACCTCCTAAAAATAGGAAATGAAATTATCCAAAACGTAGTTATTTaagtgggtgtgtctgctgcatACTGCAGACACAGGTACCTCCAACACAAAAATATaccttatttctttatgaacataattattcaggaattattacaCATAAACGTTTTAGTATCAGAAAAGGATTCGAATATATTGCAATGAATAATGCAATAACCTCTGATAATATTGCTCTACaatgaaatgaaaagcttaaATACTATCTTGGAAATAAAGCTTAATGTCTttaaatccgtactgtatatagtcagttatttctctgaataaattatgatgtgtatatttttaatgtcctGATTGAGCAACATCTATTTCAGACCCTCCAAAATCGCACAGATATGTTTATTACCGTTTCCATGAAAATGTTGTatactaaattaataattaatttaaccacCGTTTATATCATTACCTACTTCAAAATGAATGCTGCTTAAGAAATCATTGTTGTAATATTTGCAGTTAGCTACTTTACGAATAAAAATACTATTacttaattatataaacaatgaataactgtataaGGCGAATAATGTATACAAAGTTTAAATCtttgtaatttgtttatatatatatatatatatatatatatatatatatatatatatatatatatatatatatatatatatatatatatacatacatacatacatacatacatacatacatatatatatatatatatatatatatatatatatagctatatatattgAGGTTGTGTCCGGCTGATGTTTATCACGTTTATGATGTTCGctactgtaatgaacgtagctttttaataagtaggggaaattcccgacaCTTTCATGACGTCATTTGATTCTCTGACACTTTAGCCAttgattttgttatgttttgaataatgtttCGTACTTCTGCATGCGACATAATGACGTCACTTTTAGAATTTTCGCCAGCATATATAAAAGGCGCGATTCTCTCCTGCTCATTTGAAGGTTTGAAGTAGTCGGATATCAAAGTCCTGTAAAAGTAGAGCAGTATTATCGGTAACCTGTGTAAAAATGGGCCTATTAAGCAAAGCACTGAATCGTCTAAGGACTTTGTTAAAAAGGACACCCCAACCCCATCCTGATCAGGATAATGAGACCCCTGTTGGGGCTTGTGTGGCTGATGTGGGCGGTGGTAGTGAGGCAGGGAAAGAAAAGAAtaagagagaaaggaagaggTTTTGGAGGTGGCACTTAAGAAGAAAAAAGTACAGTGTGGCTAAGGCTGAGAAGCTGTACCAGACTTCTGTATTGGGAACAGGAACATACCGGAGGCATAGTCAAAGTAAAATTGAATTTTTCTTAAACAGTTACTCCATTAttggttttaatgtttaatgtgtgaCTTTTAAATAACGGAAACTAAAATGAACAACTGGATTGAAATTATGTTATGCATTTTTTATCTGAGTTTGATGTTAGATAACTTTCTTAGGGTTCATTGCCAAACCactcaatatttttttaagatctaAAATATCAATTTACATCATCTAGAAAAGTTTGCTTTTTCaaattgcaaaaaagaaaagaaaaaaattgcctCTAAgtgaaaaacaattaaacatgGATTTgcaatttaataatcataatattttattctttatttgcattttaggCCTCAAGGAACTGACCCCCACTGCTGAGTACACTGAAGATGTCCTTCAACCGGCGGTCCTCGACATTTCAGTGTGTTCATCAGCAGGTAAAGGCACTGACTCTCCAGTGCATCTGTCAGATGATGACAGCTTTGTCTCTGCAGTGACCTCCATAGCACACAGTGCCATTGCCTGTGCAGTTGCAGATGAGGACATTGCCTCTGCAGTTGCAGATGAGGACATTGCCTCTGCAGAGAGTCTCATACATCAGGACATTAACTCTGCTGTGAGACCCAAAGCAGAGAGGGACGTTGCCTCTGTACAGCATTCCAAAATAGATGGGGGCATTGCCCTTGCAGTGCTTCCCAAAGAAGATGGGGGCATTGCCTCTGCAAGGCATCCTCAAGTAGATATGGGCATTGCTAGTGCTGTGTGTACTCCAGTAGACTCTGGTGCAACAGGAGAGCTGGACAAAGGTAACTTTACTGCCATAACCCAAAACAGCtgtaatatgtacagtacatttttgtAATACATTCTATCACCATTTAGCTTTGTTGCAGTTCATTAAAATGATCATCCAGTGTGTCAAatgaatttttattataaaatgaataagaaTTAAATTTTCTGTCAATTTTTCTGTCAACAGATCATATTTGTTGGCGGTACAAATTTGGTGGCAGGCTGGGTGAAGGAGGATTCGGGTCAGTGCGAAAAGGGACTCGTGTTAAGGATGGTCTTAAGGTATTTAGTCTTTTTACTTCCTTTTGAATTAATCTCATATTCACTATTTAGATAACTTAACTTTTTAAGACTGACCAAACACTTTATTAGGATTTAATTTACTGCTTGTTGATGTACTTCTCTTCAGAATTAATGTCTGTAATGAAATCATCTCTGTTAATTGTTTATTCCTTGCTTTGGTAATCAGGTGGCTGTGAAATATGTCAAAAAGACGAAACA encodes the following:
- the l3hypdh gene encoding trans-L-3-hydroxyproline dehydratase; this translates as MEFPKLPPHSGSVLSVLDMHTGGEPLRIILSGYPEVKGDTILAKRRYVREHLDHLRKVLMFEPRGHYDMYGALLVRSELAEADLGVLFMHNEGYSTMCGHAVIALGRFAVDYGLIKAPTSPETQINIHCPCGLVKAFTQYSNGKTGAVRFHSVPAFAFATDVCVSVPGYGSITVDISYGGALYAFVSSEKFGLDVNKSKTRDLVDAAIAVSDAVKSQVKLHHPVSEDLAFLYGAILTDGKDAFSEEPTANVCVFADAQVDRSPTGSGVTARIALQYHKGLIGLNQTRSFKSGATGSVFTGKAIEETTCGDFRAVVVEVTGHAHYSGVASFTQESDDPLRGGFLLR
- the LOC113037838 gene encoding uncharacterized protein LOC113037838, with amino-acid sequence MGLLSKALNRLRTLLKRTPQPHPDQDNETPVGACVADVGGGSEAGKEKNKRERKRFWRWHLRRKKYSVAKAEKLYQTSVLGTGTYRRHSQSLKELTPTAEYTEDVLQPAVLDISVCSSAGKGTDSPVHLSDDDSFVSAVTSIAHSAIACAVADEDIASAVADEDIASAESLIHQDINSAVRPKAERDVASVQHSKIDGGIALAVLPKEDGGIASARHPQVDMGIASAVCTPVDSGATGELDKDHICWRYKFGGRLGEGGFGSVRKGTRVKDGLKVAVKYVKKTKHTKYITTVSMLLLLIHCLSSHNTVSY